Sequence from the Sporohalobacter salinus genome:
AAAAGAAACTATTACTGTAATTACTCCAAAAATAATACTAGTAACTTGACTTCTTTTTTTCTTCTCCTTAACATCTATTACATAGCTATCTACTATTTCATCGTAACGCATTTGATTATAATCATCTTTAATCATAGAAATTACTAAGAACACATTTAGAAAATATAAAACTCCTTTACAGATAGTTCGAAGAAAAATTCTATTCATACTTATTTGCTTGTTTTCTGAATTTACAATCTTTAGCCCCATTAATTTTTTGCCTATACTTGCCTGCCATTTACTACTTTCCAAAACTGTAAAGTAAATAATAAAAATTAATATAAATATTATTAAGTTCGTTTTTAGACTTGCTTCTAAATTTATATCTGTTGTTAGTTTTATAACACTCCATATCAATAAAAAGATTAATATCAAAATCAAATCATCAACTAAAAAAGCCATAGATCTTTTTACTAATCCTGCTGGTCTAATTTCATCTGATATCTCTTCAGTTTCTTGATTAGAACTCATAATCTTCTCCTTTCTTATTCCATTTTTAGACTAATCATATATAATATAAAAACCTGTAATCTCTTATAGACTACAGGTGGGTTTGCCATTAGCTCCGTATAACTTAGGCAACCAGACGTAAGTTATACTTCTTCGCTCTT
This genomic interval carries:
- a CDS encoding RDD family protein yields the protein MSSNQETEEISDEIRPAGLVKRSMAFLVDDLILILIFLLIWSVIKLTTDINLEASLKTNLIIFILIFIIYFTVLESSKWQASIGKKLMGLKIVNSENKQISMNRIFLRTICKGVLYFLNVFLVISMIKDDYNQMRYDEIVDSYVIDVKEKKKRSQVTSIIFGVITVIVSFVLLIGLYIGSYVGLYKYAQYVDNRGDTKQAIKIFSGILGKYPSMKDRILFGRGIRYKKIGKCKLAVRDLKKSLEIRKKKDILKKKIL